A window of Kocuria sp. TGY1127_2 genomic DNA:
TCGTATGCGAGAGTCGCATCAGGGATTACGGACCCCGAATCGACCAGGAGGTCTCCGACGTCGTAGTAATTGACTACTCCGTCTCCCCTGGTCTGAGCCTTCCGAGCCCCGGTGCCAACGATCGTCACATTTTCTCCTTGTCCAGTTTCCTCAGTACTTAGCCGACACCGTCTCGGTCGAGGACTGCGGGCTCTCCGCGGCTGCCAGCGAGTCGAAGCCGTGTTCGAGATCGGCCACAATGTCGTCGATGTGCTCGAGTCCCACGGACAGACGCACGAATCCCGGCGCGACCCCTGCGGCACGCAGCTCGTCCTCGGAGAGCTGGGAGTGCGTGGTCGAGGCCGGGTGAATGACCAACGAGTGCACGTCTCCGATGTTCGCGACGTTCGAGTGGAGCACGAGGGAGTCCACAAAGGCCTGTGCCGGTTCGGAGCCGCCTTCGAGTTCGAATCCGACGATCGCGCCCACCCCGTTCGGAGCGTATTTCTTCCCTCGCTCGTACCATTGCGACGATTCGAGCCCCGCATAGTGCACTCGGGTGACTTCGGGACGCGCTTCGAGCCACCGAGAGACCTTTAGCGCGTTGTCGACATGGCGTTCCACGCGGAGGGACAGGGTCTCCAGGCCGACGGAAATATTGAAGGCGTTGGTCGGTGAGATCGACGAACCGAGGTCGCGCAGAAGCGTGACACGAGCACGCAGGATGTAGGAGAGATTGACTCCGAAGACCCCGTTTGGCCCCAAGTCCTCGGCGAACACCAAGCCGTGATAGCTCGGATCCGGCGTATTGAATTGCGGGTATCGCTCCGGGTACTTCGAGTAGTCGAATCGACCGGAGTCCACGATCACTCCGCCCATGCTGTTGCCGTGGCCGCCGAGGTACTTGGTTGCGGAGTGCACGACGACGTCGGCACCCCACTCGAAGGGGCGCACCAGGTATGGGGTGGGAACCGTGTTGTCCACGATCAGCGGTACCCCGACCTCGTGGGCAAGGTTCGCGAGAGTTTCGATGTCGAAGACGTCACTGCGAGGATTCGGAACGGTTTCCCCGTAGAAGGCTTTGGTATTCGGTTTGACCGCCGCGCGCCAGGCCTCGGGATCGTCGAAATCTTCCACGAAGGTCGTTTCGATACCGTATGCACCCAAGGTGTGCTTGAGGAGATTGTACGTGCCGCCATAGAGGCTCGGGCTGGCGACGATGTGGTCACCGGCCTGCGCCGTATTGAGGATCGCGATCGTGATGGCCGCTTGCCCTGAAGCCACGAGGAGCGCTCCGACGCCTCCTTCGAGGGCAGCAATGCGATTCTCGACGACCTCCTGGGTCGGATTCGTCAGGCGTGAATAGATGGGACCGAGTTCTTTGAGCCCGAAGCGGTTTGCGGCCTGTTCGGCGTTGTCGAACACAAACGATGTGGTCTGATAGATCGGAAGAGCCCGTGCACCGGTTGCAGAATCGGGCTCTTGGCCCGCGTGAATCTGTTGTGTCTCGAACTTCCATCCCTGCGGGCTGGAAGGAGTCGGAAGGCTGTGAGAGGCCGTGGTCATATTCTGCTCCTGTTGAATCAAGGGCATGGAGCGACCGATCGTCTCGCAAAAGCGAGCACCCGGGTCGACCCGGAACCCTCTGGTTCACCGGGGAATACGAGTCTCACTCTTCGTGACGACCGGGCACACCGCGCCCGCGCTTGTGATCGCGTTGTTCGCGATCACCAGGTCCTCACCCAGGGCACCCCACCGCGGTTGGAGGGTTGCCGGCCAGCAAGCTGGGGCTTGTCACTGGCTCTCTTGACCCATATCCAGGTTTTCCTACGGCCGACCGACACGTCAAGTAGGAGACGGAAACTACGCTTACATGAAACGCCGTGACATTTATGACGCGGAGTGGGCCATTGCGTAATCTGGCTCATGGCCCGCTCCGCCAGGACGGGGCGCATGCATCGTCGAGCTCTCGAAGGACTGCCTTGAATCAGGAACAGGACCCCTCAGATCAAGTTACCGAAACTTCGCGCGCGGACGACGTCGTGCTCGGCGGGGAATCTGCGCTCAAACGCGGGCTGACTCTGCGACATATCCGGTTCATTGCGTTGGGTTCGGCTATAGGAACCGGGCTGTTTCTCGGCTCCGCGGACGCGATACAGTTCGCGGGCCCGTCGGTCCTGTTGGCTTACATCGTCGGTGGCGCCGCGGTATTTATGGTCATGCGTGCCATGGGAGAGATGGCCATGGTCCACCCCGTTCCGGGTTCCTTTTCGGAATACGCGACTGAATACCTTGGCCGGTGGGCCGGATTCGTCACCGGGTGGAGCTTCGCATTCGAAATGGCCCTGGTTGCGGTCGCGGATGTCACGGCGTTCTCCTTGTACATGCGGTTCTGGTTCCCGGACACGCCCAGCTGGATCTGGATCGTCTCGGTCGTCGCGATCATCATGGCCATCAACCTGACCAAGGTGAAGGTTTATGGGGAAGTCGAGTTCTGGCTGACGCTGATCAAGGTGGGCGCCATCGTTGCGATGATCGTGGGTGGGCTCGCGCTGATTGTCTTCGGCATCCAGCTCCACCAGGAAGTCGAGCCGTCCGTGACCAATCTCTGGGAGCAGGGCGGGTTCTTTCCGAATGGGTTCTCCGGCTTCCTCGCGTGCTTCACCGTGGTCATGTTCGCTTTCGGAGGCGTCGAGAACATCGGAATCACCGCTGGCGAAGCCGAGGACCCCGAGAAGTCGATTCCGGGAGCCATCAACACCGTCCCCGTACGCATCCTCCTCTTCTACGTTCTGACCATGGGCGTCATTATGTCCTTGTATCCGTGGGGGAACATCGGCAATGAAGGCTCACCCTTCGTTCAGATATTTTCCGGCCTGGGTATCCCCGCGGCGGCCCATATTCTCAACGTCGTGGTCCTGACCGCTGCCGTCTCCGCGATCAATTCGGATATTTACGGTGCCGGCCGCATGTTGTACGGACTCGCTCAGAGAGGGCTCGCGCCGCGGTCCTTCAACCGTGTTTCCTCACGCGGAACCCCGACCATGACGGTTGCGGCCATGGGGCTGGTGCTCATCGTCGGGGTCCTCGTCAATCATTTTTTCGAGAACGCTTTTCTCTACATCGCGACTCTGGTGACGTTTGCGACCGTCTTGGTCTGGGTCATGATTCTTGTGACGCACTTGGCGATGCGGCGCCGGCGCAAGGCCCAAGGCGTCGGCCCGTCGAAGTTTCCCACTCCCCTATGGCCGGTCGCGTCATGGCTCGCACTCGCCTTTATGATCGGCGTCGTCGTGCTGCTCGGTTTCTTCGAGGACACCAGAGTTTCCTTGGTCATCGGTGCCGTATGGCTCGTGTTCCTGGCCGTCACCTACCCGCTGACGCGCCGGACTCGCCGGGGCTCTGAGCCGCCGGCCGTTCGCTAGGGGCAACCCCAGCCACTGGGGCGACGGCCCCGCGAATTGCGCCCTCGTCAGTAAGGTGGAAGGCATGACTTCAGCAGAATCCCGAGAGGCCCCGCGCCCCACCTGGAACACCGACGCCGAGGCTCCGGAGACTCGCAAGAGCCCGACTACTCGTACGATGCACGGGCATGAGTTCGTGGACAACTACGAGTGGCTCCGTGACAAGGAAAACCCCGAGGTGATTGAGCATCTCAAGGCGGAGAACGACTATGCGGAGTCGTTGACCTCGGGCCTCGGGAAACTGCGTTCCGCGATTTTCGGCGAGATCAAGTCACGGACCCTGGAAACCGATCTTTCCGTTCCGAACCGCCTGGGCGACTGGTGGTACTTCCGTCGGACCAGAGAAGGCCAGAACTACGCGATCTTCTGCCGTGTTCCGGCTCGTCGTACAGGCGATCAACGGACGGAATGGACGCCTCCCGAGGTCCCGGTCGACGAACCTCTCGACGGCGAACAGGTTATCCTCGATTGCAACACCATGGCCGAGGGTCTGCCGTTCTTTTCCCTCGGGGCTTTCCAGGTCACCGAGAACGGACGGTACCTGACCTATTCCGTTGACGACTCGGGAGATGAACGCTTCGACCAGTACGTCAAGGACTTGGCCGACGACCGTCTGCTCCCCGACGTTGTGAAGAACGTCTTCGCGGGTGGCTTCTTGACGCCCAACGGTTCACATCTGATCTACACGTTGGTCGACGAGTCATGGCGTCCGTATGAGTTGCGTTCTCACCGCTTGGGTACGCCCGTGAGCGAGGATCTGGTGCTTCACCACGAGGACGATGTTGCCCTGTGGCTCGACGCCGAGATCACGGCCGACGAGGAGCACCTGTGCATCGACGTCGGGTGCTCCGAGTACAACGAGACCAGGCTCCTGACTCTGTCAGCGCTGGAGGCCGCGAGCCCAGGACAGAGGCCTGAATCGCGCGTCGTCGTCCCACGCGACGAGCGCATTCTCTACTCGGCCGAACCCATCGAATTGGGCGGGCAACGGTACATCCTGCTGTGCCACGACCACGAGGCCCAGAACGGCGAACTCAGCGTCGTGGATTATGAAACCGCCTTCGGGGCGGCGACAATGACTCAGTTGCGGTCCGCATGGAAGGTCCTCATCCC
This region includes:
- a CDS encoding bifunctional o-acetylhomoserine/o-acetylserine sulfhydrylase, which codes for MTTASHSLPTPSSPQGWKFETQQIHAGQEPDSATGARALPIYQTTSFVFDNAEQAANRFGLKELGPIYSRLTNPTQEVVENRIAALEGGVGALLVASGQAAITIAILNTAQAGDHIVASPSLYGGTYNLLKHTLGAYGIETTFVEDFDDPEAWRAAVKPNTKAFYGETVPNPRSDVFDIETLANLAHEVGVPLIVDNTVPTPYLVRPFEWGADVVVHSATKYLGGHGNSMGGVIVDSGRFDYSKYPERYPQFNTPDPSYHGLVFAEDLGPNGVFGVNLSYILRARVTLLRDLGSSISPTNAFNISVGLETLSLRVERHVDNALKVSRWLEARPEVTRVHYAGLESSQWYERGKKYAPNGVGAIVGFELEGGSEPAQAFVDSLVLHSNVANIGDVHSLVIHPASTTHSQLSEDELRAAGVAPGFVRLSVGLEHIDDIVADLEHGFDSLAAAESPQSSTETVSAKY
- a CDS encoding amino acid permease, which codes for MLGGESALKRGLTLRHIRFIALGSAIGTGLFLGSADAIQFAGPSVLLAYIVGGAAVFMVMRAMGEMAMVHPVPGSFSEYATEYLGRWAGFVTGWSFAFEMALVAVADVTAFSLYMRFWFPDTPSWIWIVSVVAIIMAINLTKVKVYGEVEFWLTLIKVGAIVAMIVGGLALIVFGIQLHQEVEPSVTNLWEQGGFFPNGFSGFLACFTVVMFAFGGVENIGITAGEAEDPEKSIPGAINTVPVRILLFYVLTMGVIMSLYPWGNIGNEGSPFVQIFSGLGIPAAAHILNVVVLTAAVSAINSDIYGAGRMLYGLAQRGLAPRSFNRVSSRGTPTMTVAAMGLVLIVGVLVNHFFENAFLYIATLVTFATVLVWVMILVTHLAMRRRRKAQGVGPSKFPTPLWPVASWLALAFMIGVVVLLGFFEDTRVSLVIGAVWLVFLAVTYPLTRRTRRGSEPPAVR